In one window of Paucidesulfovibrio gracilis DSM 16080 DNA:
- a CDS encoding IclR family transcriptional regulator, protein MSQNDKYYMMRSLEKALFVAETMATETSWELKTLSAACSIPKGTLQRILRTYEDLGYVRQVHRGGAYALTLKFYKLGKQIISQSNLVTLVEPVIQKLRDQVNETVNLSTLSGIDMVVIHQKASNHALRMDSIIGTSFPAYLSASGKVFLAFLSEEKLRCFIKELRRLDTNIDTEKINLIYKEIEFARERGIGLDFEELFQGIRCIAAPVFDDSGEIIATISCSVPTVRLDRALSQTLLTEIPRAAAEASQLFESPIHSFRFNLEEITDMLVAVEPR, encoded by the coding sequence ATGTCACAAAACGATAAGTATTATATGATGCGATCCTTGGAAAAAGCTCTTTTCGTCGCCGAAACCATGGCAACGGAAACCAGTTGGGAGCTGAAGACGCTCAGTGCGGCCTGCTCCATTCCCAAGGGGACGTTGCAGCGTATTCTACGCACCTACGAAGATCTCGGCTATGTGCGGCAAGTCCACCGGGGCGGCGCCTATGCCTTGACGCTCAAGTTCTACAAGCTGGGAAAACAGATCATCTCGCAAAGCAACCTGGTTACCCTCGTGGAGCCGGTTATCCAGAAGCTGCGGGACCAGGTCAACGAAACCGTGAACCTCAGCACGCTTTCCGGCATCGACATGGTCGTCATCCATCAAAAGGCCTCCAATCACGCGCTTCGTATGGATTCCATCATCGGAACGTCCTTTCCAGCGTATCTTTCAGCCTCGGGCAAAGTATTTCTCGCATTTTTGTCCGAAGAAAAATTGCGCTGCTTCATCAAGGAACTCCGGCGGCTGGATACCAATATTGATACGGAAAAAATCAACTTGATCTACAAAGAAATCGAATTTGCCCGCGAACGGGGTATCGGATTGGACTTTGAAGAATTGTTCCAAGGTATTCGATGCATTGCGGCTCCGGTTTTCGACGATTCCGGAGAAATCATCGCCACCATCAGTTGCTCCGTCCCCACGGTGCGGCTGGACAGGGCGCTGTCCCAAACCTTGTTGACCGAGATCCCCCGCGCCGCGGCCGAGGCCTCGCAACTTTTTGAGTCGCCGATCCATTCTTTCCGGTTCAACCTGGAAGAAATCACCGACATGCTTGTGGCCGTCGAGCCGCGCTAA
- a CDS encoding pyruvate ferredoxin oxidoreductase — MFLKNTEAFAECLARCGVKYHFAYPITPATDVMKRMAVILPKYGGEMMQMESELAVSSAVAGAACTGKLIATSSSGPGLTLMHEAIGFMCAAELPCIVFDSMRVGPGDGDILGAQSDYYVATRGGAHGDYHVIVLAPSSGQEIADLMPKGVKLAYTYRTPVMFVLDGVSAQTTESTTLPEYHDYSAEFDTSEWAFTGTKDHPKRALITGSYSHQDGYEMNEKLRAKYETICENEQMWEQDGVEDAELVVAAFGIHGRMCRDMVAKMRAQGKKVGFIRPITLWPFPERAFAALPDSVKNILVVEMNLGQMVDDVKLAVNGRTPVHFFGKTGGDTPMHTLADMIAEANRIMGE, encoded by the coding sequence ATGTTCTTGAAAAATACGGAGGCCTTTGCGGAGTGTTTGGCCAGATGTGGCGTGAAGTACCACTTCGCCTACCCCATCACTCCCGCCACGGACGTGATGAAGCGCATGGCCGTGATCCTGCCCAAGTACGGCGGGGAAATGATGCAGATGGAAAGTGAGCTGGCCGTTTCCAGTGCCGTTGCCGGTGCCGCCTGTACCGGGAAGCTGATCGCCACATCCAGCTCCGGCCCGGGACTGACCCTCATGCACGAGGCCATCGGTTTCATGTGTGCCGCGGAACTGCCCTGCATCGTGTTTGACTCCATGCGCGTCGGTCCCGGCGACGGCGACATTCTCGGTGCCCAGAGCGACTATTATGTGGCCACTCGCGGCGGCGCTCATGGTGACTATCATGTCATCGTCCTGGCTCCGTCCTCCGGGCAGGAAATCGCCGACCTCATGCCCAAGGGTGTGAAACTGGCCTACACCTACCGGACCCCGGTCATGTTCGTGCTTGACGGCGTCAGCGCCCAGACCACCGAGTCCACCACGCTGCCCGAGTACCATGACTATTCCGCGGAATTCGATACATCCGAATGGGCCTTTACCGGCACCAAGGATCATCCCAAGCGTGCGCTCATCACGGGAAGCTACTCCCACCAGGACGGCTACGAGATGAACGAGAAGCTGCGCGCCAAGTACGAGACCATCTGTGAAAACGAACAGATGTGGGAGCAGGATGGTGTCGAGGACGCCGAACTGGTGGTCGCGGCATTCGGCATCCATGGCCGCATGTGTCGGGACATGGTCGCGAAGATGCGCGCCCAGGGGAAAAAGGTCGGCTTTATCCGTCCCATCACCCTGTGGCCCTTCCCGGAGCGCGCTTTTGCCGCCCTGCCGGACTCCGTAAAGAACATCCTGGTTGTTGAAATGAACCTCGGCCAGATGGTCGACGACGTGAAACTGGCCGTCAATGGCCGGACTCCTGTTCACTTCTTCGGTAAGACCGGTGGCGATACGCCTATGCACACGCTGGCCGACATGATTGCCGAAGCAAACAGGATCATGGGGGAATAA
- the larC gene encoding nickel pincer cofactor biosynthesis protein LarC, whose product MNILYYDCFSGLSGDMNLAAMIALGVDQEYLREELAKLDMQDEFSLRVSPGERKGICGTRVDVELHSHQHGQDQEHHHHHHHHHHHHRNLHDIETIIGQSGLDEAVRDTALRIFRRVAEAEAKVHGKRLDEVHFHEVGATDSIVDIVGAAICFHALDVDAVWCSPVELGGGFVQCAHGMMPVPAPATVEILHGMPTTRGAVDKECTTPTGAAILAELADRFVSGPAMSVQQTGYGIGHRDNAIPNVLRVHLATVEQDRPSTTQVSATLLQCNIDDMTAEMLGVVLDQLMDEGAMDVHFTPIIMKKSRPATMVSVLCREEETERFQRLLFQHTTTLGIKSVPVHKTELERRIETIKTPLGSVRVKRALLDGQVLRSKPELEDCRTLAEKHGLPLLDIYAGIRGAES is encoded by the coding sequence ATGAATATTTTATATTATGATTGCTTTTCCGGCCTGAGCGGAGACATGAATCTCGCAGCGATGATCGCCCTGGGCGTTGACCAGGAGTATTTGCGGGAGGAGCTTGCCAAGCTCGACATGCAGGACGAGTTTTCCCTGCGGGTTTCCCCGGGTGAGCGTAAAGGCATTTGCGGCACCCGGGTGGACGTGGAACTCCATAGCCACCAGCATGGACAGGATCAAGAACATCACCACCATCACCACCATCATCATCACCATCACAGAAATTTACACGACATCGAGACCATCATCGGGCAAAGCGGTCTGGATGAAGCTGTACGGGACACGGCCTTGCGGATTTTTCGCCGTGTGGCCGAGGCCGAGGCCAAGGTTCACGGCAAACGCTTGGATGAAGTGCATTTCCATGAAGTCGGTGCCACGGATTCCATTGTTGACATCGTGGGGGCGGCTATTTGTTTTCATGCACTGGACGTGGACGCGGTCTGGTGTTCGCCCGTGGAGTTGGGCGGCGGGTTCGTGCAGTGCGCGCACGGCATGATGCCGGTTCCGGCACCGGCAACCGTGGAGATTTTGCATGGCATGCCCACCACTCGCGGAGCCGTGGACAAAGAGTGCACCACGCCCACGGGCGCGGCCATTCTAGCCGAGCTTGCGGACCGCTTTGTGTCCGGCCCGGCCATGAGCGTGCAGCAAACCGGATACGGTATCGGGCATCGGGACAATGCCATTCCCAACGTGTTGCGGGTGCATCTTGCCACTGTGGAGCAGGATCGTCCCTCCACGACCCAGGTTTCGGCAACGCTGCTGCAGTGCAATATCGACGACATGACCGCGGAAATGCTTGGGGTGGTTCTGGATCAGCTTATGGATGAAGGAGCCATGGACGTGCACTTCACGCCGATCATCATGAAGAAGAGTCGTCCCGCGACCATGGTTTCGGTGCTCTGCCGGGAAGAGGAAACCGAACGATTCCAGAGGCTGTTGTTTCAACACACCACCACGCTGGGCATCAAGTCCGTTCCCGTTCACAAAACCGAGTTGGAGCGCCGGATCGAAACGATTAAAACCCCACTGGGATCGGTGCGCGTAAAGCGTGCCTTGCTTGATGGCCAGGTGTTGCGGTCAAAGCCGGAGCTGGAAGACTGTCGGACGTTGGCAGAAAAACATGGTCTGCCGCTGTTGGACATCTACGCCGGGATCCGAGGTGCGGAATCATGA
- the larE gene encoding ATP-dependent sacrificial sulfur transferase LarE, with amino-acid sequence MTGNSYDMLLDRLKELGGGVLAFSGGVDSALLLHEAQRVMGNQLVAVTVSTPYVPEREVREAKALARAVGAEHLVLELDFPESMRSNPADHCYHCKKRMFQRLREQAAEQGLEHVLDGTNVDDLSDYRPGLKAVQELGVVSPLLDAGLAKAEIRALSRQRGLSTWDKPSSGCLLSRMPAHVRVTDAALRRVERAEAFVVQCGFPVVRVRNHGDVARIEVPRNRLADLLDADVDQHISNTLKKLGFRHVTLDLRGYSMGSLNSTAN; translated from the coding sequence ATGACCGGAAACAGCTACGATATGCTCCTGGACCGGCTGAAAGAGCTTGGCGGGGGGGTGCTGGCGTTCTCCGGGGGAGTGGACAGCGCGTTGTTATTGCATGAGGCGCAACGCGTCATGGGTAACCAGCTCGTGGCGGTCACGGTTTCCACACCGTATGTGCCGGAGCGGGAAGTGCGTGAAGCAAAGGCTTTGGCCCGGGCCGTGGGTGCAGAACATCTGGTGTTGGAGTTGGACTTTCCGGAATCCATGCGCAGCAATCCAGCGGACCATTGCTATCATTGCAAAAAAAGGATGTTCCAACGGCTACGGGAGCAGGCCGCAGAACAGGGCTTGGAACATGTGCTGGATGGGACCAATGTGGACGATTTGAGCGACTACCGCCCGGGACTCAAGGCAGTGCAGGAACTCGGGGTGGTCAGTCCATTGCTTGATGCTGGTCTGGCAAAGGCGGAGATTCGGGCCTTGTCCCGGCAACGTGGGCTTTCCACTTGGGATAAGCCTTCCTCCGGTTGTCTATTGTCGCGCATGCCAGCGCATGTGCGGGTGACGGACGCGGCTTTGCGCCGGGTGGAACGGGCTGAAGCGTTTGTGGTGCAGTGCGGTTTTCCCGTGGTGCGGGTGCGGAACCATGGGGACGTGGCCCGTATTGAAGTGCCGCGGAACAGATTGGCCGACTTGCTGGATGCTGATGTTGATCAACATATTTCCAATACGCTTAAAAAGCTCGGATTCCGGCATGTGACCCTGGACTTGCGAGGGTATTCCATGGGCAGCCTGAATTCGACGGCCAATTGA
- a CDS encoding 4Fe-4S binding protein, with amino-acid sequence MSEKRHIIDAKRCKSCELCVDNCPKGVLALGTAINASGYNYVYQANPDKCVLCDICGIVCPDMAIGVVVDN; translated from the coding sequence ATGAGTGAAAAGCGCCACATCATTGACGCCAAACGTTGCAAGTCCTGCGAGTTGTGCGTGGATAACTGCCCCAAAGGGGTTCTCGCCCTGGGTACGGCCATCAACGCCAGCGGCTACAACTATGTGTATCAGGCCAATCCGGACAAGTGTGTTCTTTGTGACATCTGCGGCATCGTGTGTCCCGACATGGCCATTGGTGTCGTCGTCGATAATTAA
- the larB gene encoding nickel pincer cofactor biosynthesis protein LarB codes for MNANTELESLLQAVQDGRTSVEQGVEQLRDLPFQDIGHTKIDRHRMLRNGFPEVIYGSGKTPEQLTDIFEHMKGRGNVLATRVSPEKAVFVRERIPGLEYNALGRTLTAMEQQVEPRANEVGILTAGTSDLGVAEEARVTCEMLGRSATICSDLGVAGLHRLLGTLDQIRQYSVLIVIAGMEGALSSVVGGLVEQPLIAVPTSVGYGANFNGLSALLGMLTSCASGVTVVNIDNGFGAACAACKILRAIDNAHS; via the coding sequence ATGAATGCGAATACCGAATTGGAAAGCCTGCTGCAAGCCGTCCAGGACGGGCGCACCAGTGTGGAGCAGGGGGTGGAACAACTGCGCGACCTGCCGTTTCAGGATATCGGGCATACCAAGATCGACCGACATCGGATGTTGCGCAACGGGTTTCCCGAAGTGATCTACGGTTCGGGAAAGACGCCGGAACAATTGACGGATATTTTTGAACACATGAAAGGGCGGGGCAATGTCCTGGCTACCCGTGTCTCTCCGGAAAAGGCGGTGTTCGTGCGGGAGCGGATACCCGGTCTGGAATACAATGCACTTGGCCGGACATTAACCGCAATGGAACAACAGGTCGAACCCCGGGCAAACGAAGTCGGCATCCTTACGGCAGGGACATCCGACCTGGGCGTGGCCGAGGAGGCACGGGTCACCTGCGAGATGCTCGGCCGCAGCGCAACCATTTGTTCCGACCTCGGCGTGGCCGGGCTGCATCGGCTGTTGGGAACCTTGGACCAGATCCGGCAATATTCGGTGCTTATCGTTATTGCGGGCATGGAGGGCGCGCTGTCCAGTGTTGTGGGCGGCCTGGTGGAGCAGCCGCTCATCGCGGTACCCACTTCCGTGGGGTATGGCGCCAATTTTAATGGGTTATCGGCATTGCTCGGCATGCTAACGTCCTGCGCCAGCGGTGTGACCGTTGTGAACATTGATAATGGATTCGGCGCGGCCTGCGCCGCATGCAAGATATTGCGCGCCATCGACAACGCGCATTCATAA
- a CDS encoding BCCT family transporter, with protein sequence MQEATINDDRRKLNHFTFWPGFILLVSGITLGLVYHEGLAAILCTTMDWIHFNFGWLEVSLGIIIVMFTAGVAFSPIGDIRLGGRDAKPEFTFWQWFALSLCGCIGIGILFWAMGEPIYHMMQPPLSLHIEPGSKDAGVFAVAQTTLHWTIAQYCFYTICAVAIALVSFNRKYPMSVAAGLYSLFPKSWRPVVAPTVHAICLFSLCCAIATSMGAGLMQIGSGTGQIFGYTPGPGTWAAAAAIIIPIYVISSYSGLKKGMRLLSTGTTRAFLFFMGLVLLAGPTLFILGIGVESFGYFVNNFFRNSTLLNTMQVSDKWPMQWLVPYMEIFFIFAPLLGHFLARIGKGRTVRQFILVNIIPPTIFCHFWIATFGGTAVYFQWSGLVDVWAGIHNHGMESMVYILLSQFPFSKILMGIFVVTIVFSFATMTDSLVATLAIISTKGVQASEEPPKKLKILWGIVTGLIAYVLCISGGIAPVRGLISLAGFPMMIFTFGMCISIVKEGMYLLKKPDWLDNDPENS encoded by the coding sequence ATGCAAGAGGCCACGATCAATGACGATCGACGAAAACTAAACCATTTTACTTTTTGGCCCGGATTCATACTATTGGTGTCGGGAATCACCTTGGGTCTTGTGTATCACGAAGGTCTGGCCGCCATCCTCTGTACCACAATGGACTGGATTCACTTCAATTTCGGTTGGCTCGAAGTTTCCCTGGGCATTATCATCGTCATGTTCACGGCGGGAGTCGCCTTCTCCCCCATCGGCGACATTCGGCTCGGCGGTCGGGACGCCAAGCCTGAATTCACCTTCTGGCAATGGTTTGCCCTTTCCCTTTGCGGCTGCATCGGCATCGGCATTCTCTTTTGGGCCATGGGCGAACCCATCTACCACATGATGCAGCCGCCCCTGAGCCTGCACATCGAACCCGGCTCCAAGGACGCCGGCGTGTTCGCGGTTGCGCAGACGACCCTGCACTGGACCATCGCCCAATACTGTTTCTACACGATCTGCGCCGTGGCCATCGCGTTGGTGAGCTTCAACCGCAAGTACCCCATGTCCGTGGCTGCCGGGCTGTATTCGCTGTTCCCCAAAAGCTGGCGGCCCGTTGTGGCTCCCACGGTCCACGCCATTTGCCTCTTTTCCCTGTGCTGCGCCATCGCCACCAGCATGGGCGCGGGCCTGATGCAGATCGGCAGCGGCACGGGACAGATTTTCGGTTACACCCCCGGGCCTGGAACCTGGGCCGCAGCCGCCGCAATCATCATCCCCATTTACGTGATCTCCTCCTACTCCGGCCTGAAAAAAGGCATGCGGCTCCTGTCCACCGGCACAACCAGAGCCTTTCTGTTCTTCATGGGACTCGTTCTTCTTGCCGGTCCCACCCTGTTCATTCTGGGCATCGGCGTGGAGTCCTTCGGCTACTTCGTGAACAACTTCTTCCGTAACAGCACCCTGCTGAACACCATGCAGGTCAGTGACAAATGGCCCATGCAATGGCTTGTGCCCTACATGGAAATCTTCTTTATCTTCGCACCATTGCTCGGTCACTTCCTGGCCCGCATCGGCAAGGGCAGAACAGTACGGCAATTCATACTTGTGAACATCATTCCGCCGACCATCTTCTGCCATTTCTGGATCGCCACCTTTGGCGGCACTGCCGTATACTTCCAATGGAGCGGCCTGGTGGACGTCTGGGCAGGTATTCACAACCACGGCATGGAGTCCATGGTTTACATCCTGCTTTCCCAGTTCCCGTTTAGCAAAATTCTGATGGGCATCTTCGTGGTGACCATCGTGTTCTCTTTTGCCACCATGACCGACTCCCTGGTGGCCACGCTGGCCATCATCTCCACCAAAGGCGTGCAGGCCAGTGAAGAACCGCCCAAGAAACTGAAGATTCTTTGGGGTATTGTCACCGGCTTGATCGCCTATGTGCTTTGTATTTCAGGAGGTATCGCCCCTGTGCGGGGGCTGATATCCCTTGCGGGATTCCCCATGATGATCTTCACTTTCGGAATGTGTATTTCTATTGTAAAGGAGGGTATGTATTTATTAAAGAAACCTGATTGGCTGGACAACGATCCTGAAAATAGCTAA
- a CDS encoding thiamine pyrophosphate-dependent enzyme produces MENLSKKFGKTLNLDKLTSYCPGCGHGIVTRLVAEAIENLGIMERTIAVVGIGCGGFSHHYMDIDAIEATHGRSPSFAEGYKLAMPENIVFTYAGDGDTSAIGLGDLLHAANKGMPITTIMVNNTVFGMTGGQMSPTTLEGQVTTTTVKGREVPRQGYPLLVPEMMRSMEGVKYLARETVANPRGIRRAKKSIQKAFECQVKGLGYAFVEVIVPCPTGFKMKVKDSYTHCAENMVEYFKPQVFKDETEQGDVA; encoded by the coding sequence ATGGAAAACCTGAGTAAGAAATTCGGCAAGACATTAAACCTGGATAAGCTCACGAGCTACTGCCCGGGCTGCGGCCACGGCATCGTGACCCGACTCGTGGCCGAGGCCATTGAGAATCTGGGCATTATGGAACGCACCATCGCCGTTGTGGGCATCGGCTGCGGCGGATTTTCCCATCATTATATGGATATCGACGCCATCGAAGCCACGCACGGCCGCTCTCCCTCCTTTGCCGAGGGCTACAAGCTGGCCATGCCGGAGAATATCGTCTTCACCTACGCCGGTGACGGCGACACCAGTGCCATCGGTCTCGGCGACCTGCTGCATGCCGCCAACAAGGGCATGCCCATCACCACCATCATGGTCAACAACACGGTGTTCGGCATGACCGGCGGCCAGATGTCCCCCACCACCTTGGAAGGACAGGTGACCACCACCACGGTCAAGGGCCGTGAAGTGCCTCGCCAGGGTTACCCTCTGCTCGTACCCGAGATGATGCGCTCCATGGAAGGCGTAAAGTACCTGGCCCGCGAAACCGTGGCCAACCCCCGGGGCATCCGCCGCGCCAAGAAGAGCATTCAAAAGGCGTTCGAATGCCAGGTCAAGGGCTTGGGCTATGCCTTCGTGGAAGTCATCGTCCCGTGTCCCACCGGGTTCAAAATGAAGGTCAAGGACTCCTACACGCATTGTGCCGAGAATATGGTGGAGTACTTCAAACCGCAGGTTTTCAAAGACGAAACGGAGCAGGGCGATGTTGCATAA
- a CDS encoding acetate--CoA ligase family protein: MSDLVPLFQPKSVALIGASSNSKKYGYWTAKSLIENGFEGDIHLISRSGGEIFGHPTYPDILSVPGEVDLAIIAIAPKFILPVMEQCVEKGVKAAIVVSTGFGETGPEGKELERQMLEIARKGNMRVQGPNCMGTYSSAKSMNASIIDLAPGPMSLVLQSGNFGIDINFNAKSRNLGYSCWATIGNQMDMRFHDFVEYIESDDNTKVLLLYMEGLRVESEEDGRKFIQAAQKTAARVPIAAIKIGRSAAGARAAASHTGSLAGSEKVFDAALKQAGVIRVDSPGQLLDAAEAFSKCKPAKGKRIAILTDGGGHGVMATDFAEKFDLEAPVLSDATQEKLREVLMPHCPIKNPVDLAGTPEADMWVFDRCLDILLKDPDVDGVVIVGLYGGYADLSEEFRVLEMDVAKSMTEKIAAADKPVVMQSIYQPQHPECLEYISENGVPVFGEVDAAIRTMGLITQYSDVKKALAEEADGELPEMPADRKEKAAAIIASVRESGRSNLVETEARDILRSYGLDLTQDYLATSADEAAEFYNKIGGKVVMKIVSPDILHKTDAGGVALSIDSPEKAREAYERLVKNGLTYNSDADIFGVMMTAMLPAGVECIIGSSYDSTFGPTVMFGLGGIFVEILKDVSFRVAPVNMPSCRSMIREINGLKMLQGARGTKPCDLEALAEAACIISQLVTELQDIAEVDLNPVFAQEKGLSIADARIILHN; this comes from the coding sequence ATGAGTGATCTGGTTCCCCTGTTTCAACCCAAAAGCGTTGCCCTGATCGGCGCTTCTTCCAACTCGAAGAAGTACGGGTACTGGACAGCCAAAAGCCTGATCGAAAACGGATTCGAAGGGGATATTCATCTTATCTCCCGTTCCGGGGGCGAAATTTTCGGACACCCCACCTACCCGGACATCCTTTCCGTTCCCGGTGAGGTCGATCTGGCCATCATCGCCATCGCGCCCAAGTTCATCCTGCCCGTCATGGAGCAGTGCGTGGAAAAGGGCGTCAAAGCCGCCATCGTCGTGTCCACCGGATTCGGTGAAACCGGTCCCGAGGGCAAGGAACTGGAGCGCCAGATGCTCGAAATCGCGCGCAAGGGCAATATGCGCGTGCAGGGTCCGAACTGCATGGGTACATACAGTTCGGCCAAGAGCATGAACGCGAGCATCATTGATCTGGCCCCCGGTCCCATGAGCTTGGTTCTGCAGAGCGGCAACTTCGGCATCGACATCAACTTCAACGCCAAATCCAGGAATCTGGGGTACAGCTGCTGGGCCACCATCGGCAACCAGATGGACATGCGATTCCATGATTTTGTGGAATACATTGAGTCCGACGACAATACCAAAGTCCTGCTTCTTTATATGGAAGGGCTTCGCGTGGAAAGCGAGGAAGACGGACGCAAATTCATCCAGGCCGCTCAGAAAACCGCGGCCCGCGTTCCCATCGCCGCCATCAAGATCGGCCGTAGCGCCGCTGGTGCCCGTGCCGCTGCTTCGCATACCGGTTCCCTGGCCGGCAGTGAAAAGGTCTTTGATGCCGCGCTGAAGCAGGCCGGCGTTATCCGCGTGGACAGCCCTGGTCAGCTGCTGGACGCTGCCGAGGCCTTCTCCAAGTGCAAGCCCGCCAAGGGCAAGCGCATCGCCATCCTTACCGATGGCGGCGGTCACGGCGTTATGGCCACGGACTTTGCCGAGAAGTTCGACCTGGAAGCCCCGGTGCTCTCCGATGCCACGCAGGAAAAACTGCGCGAAGTGCTTATGCCGCACTGCCCCATCAAAAACCCCGTGGACCTGGCTGGTACGCCCGAAGCCGACATGTGGGTCTTTGACCGCTGCCTGGATATCCTGTTGAAGGATCCGGATGTGGATGGCGTGGTCATTGTCGGTCTCTACGGCGGGTACGCCGATTTGTCCGAGGAATTCCGCGTCCTGGAAATGGACGTGGCCAAGAGCATGACCGAAAAAATCGCGGCTGCCGACAAGCCCGTGGTCATGCAGTCCATCTACCAGCCGCAGCACCCCGAGTGCCTGGAATACATCAGCGAAAACGGTGTGCCCGTCTTCGGCGAGGTGGATGCTGCCATCCGCACCATGGGGTTGATCACCCAGTACAGCGACGTGAAAAAGGCGCTGGCGGAAGAGGCCGACGGCGAATTGCCGGAAATGCCCGCCGACCGGAAGGAAAAGGCTGCCGCGATCATCGCGTCGGTCAGGGAATCTGGTCGCTCCAATCTGGTGGAAACCGAGGCCCGCGACATTCTGCGCAGCTATGGTCTGGACCTCACACAGGACTATCTGGCCACCAGCGCGGATGAGGCTGCGGAGTTCTACAACAAGATCGGCGGCAAGGTGGTCATGAAGATCGTGTCGCCCGACATTCTGCACAAAACCGATGCCGGGGGCGTGGCCCTGAGCATTGATTCCCCGGAAAAGGCGCGTGAGGCCTACGAGCGGTTGGTCAAAAACGGTCTCACCTACAACTCCGACGCAGACATCTTCGGCGTGATGATGACGGCCATGCTCCCGGCCGGCGTGGAGTGCATCATTGGTTCAAGCTACGACAGCACGTTCGGTCCCACGGTCATGTTCGGCCTGGGCGGTATCTTCGTGGAAATCTTGAAGGACGTTTCGTTCCGGGTCGCTCCGGTGAACATGCCTTCCTGCCGCAGCATGATCCGTGAAATCAACGGGTTGAAGATGCTCCAGGGCGCTCGAGGAACCAAGCCCTGCGATTTGGAAGCACTGGCGGAAGCCGCGTGCATCATCTCCCAGCTCGTCACTGAACTGCAGGATATCGCGGAGGTCGATCTCAACCCTGTGTTTGCGCAGGAGAAGGGATTGTCCATCGCGGATGCGAGAATCATATTGCACAACTGA
- a CDS encoding 2-oxoacid:acceptor oxidoreductase family protein, translating into MLHKCMFSGSGGQGSALMAKMVCLGAIKEGLKVVMTQTYGIEQRGGDSTAFVIVSDEPIGSPIVENDADVAVALSQSIYDNCFEGVIPGGKLYTNSSMIESPKQAEGFEQVCLPVSDTAVELGTVRCANMVMLGAVLAGSGLLKLETVEEVVKETMGKKKPELVELNINALRTGYAAVEKESGNE; encoded by the coding sequence ATGTTGCATAAGTGCATGTTTTCTGGATCGGGCGGACAGGGGTCCGCGCTTATGGCCAAGATGGTCTGCCTCGGCGCCATCAAGGAAGGTCTGAAGGTCGTCATGACCCAGACTTACGGAATCGAACAGCGCGGCGGCGACTCCACCGCATTCGTCATCGTTTCCGACGAGCCTATCGGCAGCCCCATTGTCGAGAATGACGCCGACGTCGCCGTTGCGCTCAGCCAGTCCATCTACGACAATTGCTTTGAGGGCGTCATCCCCGGCGGCAAGCTCTACACGAACTCTTCCATGATCGAGTCCCCCAAGCAGGCCGAAGGATTCGAGCAGGTTTGCCTGCCGGTTTCCGACACTGCCGTGGAACTGGGTACCGTGCGTTGCGCCAACATGGTCATGCTGGGCGCTGTTCTCGCCGGATCCGGGTTGCTGAAGCTGGAGACAGTGGAAGAGGTGGTGAAAGAGACCATGGGCAAGAAAAAGCCCGAGTTGGTTGAGCTGAACATCAATGCCTTGCGCACCGGCTATGCCGCCGTGGAAAAGGAGTCGGGAAATGAGTGA